The following DNA comes from Seriola aureovittata isolate HTS-2021-v1 ecotype China chromosome 15, ASM2101889v1, whole genome shotgun sequence.
CTGGCGACAGTTAAACCCCAGAGGGTAATGTGTACCAAGCTATACATGACTGGGGTAAATCCACTGAAATTACACTTAACATGATTTCTAAATCAGAAAAAGTGAACACTGGTCATTTTGGACTTGGTGCTACAGGTTGGTGCTGAAACTTGAGCATGCTGTTGAATGAATGCGTGCCACAacctgtttttgtctgtctgtgcagggTGGATCAGGCTGATCGTTAACCAAACTAAACCCTAGTGCCAGATAAAACTAATTTTGTTTCCCCTCCTGTGTCTCTTCTCTCACTTATGAGTGTCATGTacatctctgctgctcagacagaaATGCAGGAAGCACGAACCTGGGAAAACAGCAAGTCTGGAAAAGGATGTAACTGCTCCAGAGGAATACCGTTCCAGTTCCAAAAGTGAGGCTATGTATGGTACAGTACACTAACAATGTTTGCTGGGACGAGAAGTGGTTAAATTAAGAATTGTTTCACCCACTATTATGATTTGCATAGTCAAATCTATCAGCCAATAATCGACCTAGActtgattaaatgaaaatgagtcCAGGCTTATCTGTTTGCTTTCACACACTTACCAGCTGCACAGAACTTAACATGAGCACTGCAAAGGCAACTGTGAGAATACACTGTCGCAATGTCTGTGAATTAAATATCTTAATAAGTCTGGACTGAGGCACCTCATCACATTAATGCAAAAATCTTAAACCCAATATTTCCATAAAAAAATGTCCAGCTCATTGATTTGCAGTATTGCCCAGCTACAATGGCCTAACACTGTCAAAGATATTAAAGAGATTTATCCCTCAGTAAATAGTATGACAAAATCTCTGAAAGCTAAGATTTCTGTCACCTCAGCCTCACAGTATACTCTGTCACCAAACCACAACACTGTTTATACCTGCATGTAGAAgagcaaatatttatttttgatccATGTTTGCCTATCTACTTACATCTATGTGACTTTGCATGAGTAAATAACATGTTCCATAACATTCGATTATTCCATAAGATCTGAGATTTACcattataataaaacacatgtaaCTTCCCACTTTTACAATCTAGTTATTGTGTTGGAGTCATCATCAATATTGTTGTAACATAGTactttatatattgtttatttattcttatagTAAAGATTGTAGTTCTGTATCGTATCCTTTTCGATTTTTCTGAATCCTGGATTCTGAATCCTAACACAGTAAACACCAAAGTGTCTTCTCAGGTATCAAAATAACTAATCAATAAAATGGATTGATTTTAAGGAATTCAAATAAATCAATCACCGTTAACCACGCTCTCCTGCGGGGGCAGCAAATGAGCTCGCGTAATTCACAGtaacaaaaagtgaaatttcAGGATGCAAGACAATGCCCTTTCTTTAATGCCAATGTAACTGACTCCAAACAACACAGCTCCTGTAGTCTTTACGGAAATTCTTTGTTTATAACCCTGCAATTAAGGTGCTAAACGACCTTTTCATTTGTGAGTCCACTttgaagaacattttaaaagggaAATCTCATTCAGGGAGCTATTTTCCAAACAAACGGGTTGAGTTTGATCATTCAACTTCAACCTTGTAATGTGGCACTTACAAGTTTCCGATATGCTTATAATGCCCAGGACAACTTCAAAGTTACCAATAGCGGAGTTCCCATCCATTAATATCCCTGTACCCCGGGACAGGATCCTGATAACTTACATAACTGTGAATTCATCACGACTATCACTGGCCAGAGTGAGATCACTTCGCAGAATCCAAGCTTATATAACGCAGCCGTCTACCACTGTATTTTTATCTGTCTTAAGCCATTAACAGCTACAGGGTATGGTGTAGTAGTACTTAGTCTAAACGGGTATATTTATACCATTACTAGCTTAACTCAAACACCGGCACTACAAACGTTACGGATGAGTGAGTACTGCATCGATTGTGGTACGCCATGAACTCTAGTAACCCCTCCGTCTCGACTGAAGAAAAAGATATCTTAGCTTTGCCGCAAACACTTTGCTAACCAGACTGGTCTATATGTAACGGTGTTATATGGGACAGGCAAAGCAAATAAACAGTTTCGGTTTCTCAAGGCGAGTAGGAAATATAGCTGTAACAGTGTACGtgttgtggagagatgaagAGCTGCAACGAGCAGGCAGCAGGCACAGTGCCAATAATTCAAGCTAACGTAGTCAGCTAGCATCGCTGTCACTTAGCTACTGTCAACAATCGAGCTCACTTCAACACAACCGGAAATAAAACATACCCGAAGAGTTAGCTCGGTCCTAACGCTGTTACTTTAGACACATCAACAATCATTCACATAACGCTAAAAGCAGATAGCTTAAAGATAGCTTTGAAGATTAGCACAAACTGTACCGCTGCTAGCAACTAAGTCCAACTGCAGGCAGGCTAACAGGCAGACTATGGCGCCCGACCAagatttacaagaaaaaaacagaacttaCACTTGAAGGACGATGTTCGAAATATGTACAACGGTTTCGGGATGCTTTTCGGGTCGGATATCGACCATCTTAACTCGGCACCGCCCGAGTTAACGGTCCTTTCGATGGAAGCGCCTCACACTCAAACGATGCGGCCCATCCGCTCATCTCACCTAGCAGCCATTATCCAAGTACCAAGAAGGATATAGTGAGCATGCGCAATATATAGTCTGTCccattaaaattataaatctTTTGGCCCCTCACTTATTATGCCAACAGTGGAAAGTCAAGCTATTTTGATCAACTTTTGACAGGTGCAAGAAGTGGTATTACAAGCAAGAGTTGTGCATTCAAAATGATACTTGAGTACAATCACCCGACTTGTACAgataattacagtatattataatatCTATCTACTGATATACTGGCTGatatattataatgtaatatatttttagATTGTCAACATTGATGTATCAGTGCATAAGTTGCTATTATCCACTGTAATTAGAGTTTGGTATTAGCCCAGTGGTTCCTAACCAGTGGATATATCTGATGGGTCATGAGGTGATTAATTAGgtagtgaagaagaaaacaacgGTCTATCAATTtataaatattgtgtttaatAAGCTACAATTACAATTACGTAATTTCACCATGTAAATAAGTATCACTGCTAGTTTCCAAGGATACAtattaaagacaaacaataaataaattgcaACATACtacaatcaattaattaatcgagaaaataattGCCGCATTAggtgataatgaaaataattgttgtagTTGTAGCCCAAACATACCAAACATTTGTAACACTACACTACATTTCTGCCCTAAATGAACTTATTGTAGGTTGCAGGATCTATGGGTTGGAAAGTGAAAAAATTTCTCCATTGTTAAATATTGTGATTAATCAGAGAAAATATCTAAAGCAACtcgtgttgattttttttcgtGGTCTtctgttttatcttattttattttattttattttattttattttattttctagatAACATTTAAGGATGAATTATTTGGAAACAGCCATCAAACGATCTTACGTTAATTAATCTATTGAGGTATGGTCACTATGGTAACGAAGCTTTTGTTCCTACGTCACTACCGGCAAAATTCAGGACGCCAGGAAGAACAGAGCGTGCGCCTCTCGATGAATGAAACTAAACGgcaaacttcattcattcattcaactcTTCGACGAAATTTGACAGTGTTTACCAAGCGTTACGCGTTAGCTTGCTTGACCAGGTAAGGATACGCAAACCATATAGCTTtgtaagctaatgttagctagttgcACTGGTTACCGCTCGTGTTTACATTGCTGCTAGTCAGTGTTAGCCATCTCATGctaaaaatatcaacatcagGGACTGTCAAAGTGTCTGCACTGATTAGGTGGCATTTGGCCATTGTGTCTGGAAATAGGCAgtcaaaacaacacatgctTAACAACGGTGATGTCATGTTTTGCTCTCTGTTTCATTATTAGCTACTTTCTGTGTTTCCTGACACCTCTCCTGTTACTTTACCTATTCCCCTCTCTTTGCAAGGTTtacgtgtgcatgtttgttACTGTAGCTTGGAATATTTGCTTGAAAGTGTGTGCACTtgtctgtgcgtgtgcataCCCAACTCCAGCTGCagccgagtgtgtgtgtatgtgtgtgaagagCCCGTGTGAGccatgtcagtgtcagtgatcaTAAAGTGGGGAGGTCAGGAGTACTCCATCAGTTCTCTGTCTGAGGAGGACACTGTGATGGACCTGAAACAGTCCATTAAGACCTTGACTGGGGTGCTGCCTGAAAGACAGAAACTACTGGGActcaaggtcaaaggtgagaGGGCGTCATCGATCACACCCGAGGAGCTTGTGTAAATTATGCCATATGATATCCAAACCAGGTGGACAAGAAATCAGGACGCTATTTCCCTTGTATCATTGCgctatttttatcttttgtatATGTAAGAAATATTTCTCGTGAGAGAAATATAACACTGAACAAATAAATCCATCCCTACATTTCCCTAGGCTTTGGCTATGTGAATCCACATTCATaatcagctgatgttttataTGTACAAACATGTCCATTTCTCAGTCCGCTTGAATGTCAATTTTCTCCACCTGTCTGTAGTCTAtaaattatttctattttatttatagaaTATGTTGGGGGTCAAGCTAAATGAACCTCTAtgttctctctcctttctttcactctcttttatcCCTGCCCCCCAGGTAAACCTGCAGAGGATGAGGTGAAACTGGGGTCTCTGAAGCTGAAGCCTAACACCAAGATCATGATGATGGGTACCAGAGAGGAGAGCCTGGTAGGTGGCAGGATGACAAAGAAATGAACTGATTCCAAAAATATCCGGTTGACTGGCTAAGTGCCTGAGTGACTGGCTAATTTGCAGTTCTACCAAACATGATAGCTATTGAAAGACTAACTGATAATGCTATTGAAGAGTGCCACTAACTAGCTTGTCAAATGTTCAATAAGTGGTTGTTGAGGCAATGATGCTGCTAGCTGTTGACTACATTGTTGTCATTTATGCGGGCTTACATGATACATAGCTAGCCATTTGGATGGTCTAGTCTCTGACATCTTAAGTCTTAACAATTGCTTATTCATGGGATTGACTCGAATGTTCCCTTGACTGGTAcacgtgttttgttttgtgaaggAAGAGGTTTTAGCCCCTCCCCCAGAGAATGATGACGTGGTCAATGATTTTGACATCGAGGAGGAGGTCATTGAAGTGGAGAAcaggttacattttttttttttttgtctgtggatGTAGAGAGGAAAGATGAAATTTGTGAGAGGGTGTATGGGAATGTATCTTTGTCTGTCTGAGAAAACAATGTCGATGCCTTTAGAGAGGAGAACCTGGCTAAAATTGCCCGCAGAGTGAAAGACTACAAGGTGGAGGAGATGAATCCTCCAAGAGAAGGCAAAAGGCTTCTGGTACTGGATGTGGACTACACGCTGTTTGGTGAGTTACTGTGGCACCAACATTTGTCTGTTTAAGAATCTGACCGGGACACCACTGTTTTACTTAAGCAGCACACAATGTAACATTTTGCCTGCATACTTTATCTCcactgttttttctcttcatctcttcgtGTCGACAGACTGATGTAAaattttgacagtttgacatATAATCTGTATTTTGCTGATTCCTGCCACAATGGTTGTTGAAATCACAGGATGACTGGCAAAATAGAAATTCATCTCTGTTCATTCATGAGTTGCTACTTTGAATTGGACACTGTGCATTGATGTCTgcgtcctgtgtgtgtttagatcaCAAGTCGTGTGCAGAGACGGGTCAGGAGCTGATGAGACCATACCTTCATGAGTTTCTGACATCAGCCTACGAGGACTATGACATTGTCATCTGGTGTatgtctcttctcttctcttctcctcttatTAACATCGTTTTTTAGaataattttttgtttattaggCAGTTTACAGTGCATCTTAACTAACTACAAAGTACATATCTTGTGGC
Coding sequences within:
- the ublcp1 gene encoding ubiquitin-like domain-containing CTD phosphatase 1; amino-acid sequence: MSVSVIIKWGGQEYSISSLSEEDTVMDLKQSIKTLTGVLPERQKLLGLKVKGKPAEDEVKLGSLKLKPNTKIMMMGTREESLEEVLAPPPENDDVVNDFDIEEEVIEVENREENLAKIARRVKDYKVEEMNPPREGKRLLVLDVDYTLFDHKSCAETGQELMRPYLHEFLTSAYEDYDIVIWSATSMKWIDAKMKELGVTDNPNYKITFMLDSAAMITVHTPKRGVVEVKPLGVIWGKYGEFYNRKNTIMFDDIGRNFLMNPQNGLKIRPFMKAHLNREKDRELYKLAQYLKEIAKLEDFTGLNHKHWERYLSKRQHH